Part of the Pieris rapae chromosome 14, ilPieRapa1.1, whole genome shotgun sequence genome is shown below.
TGTAAGGTAAGGTTTAACAACATTTAATTGttgtataaaattgaaataaaacacgGAAGTAAagtcatacataataatattacagtcGTCGAGAATTTTTTCGCGTATTTTACATGATTTCCtcaaacagattttttaacatttataaaaaaacaattattttattcttttaatattacattttgcgcatttaagtgttttaaaaCTTCCTAGTCTAGAATAATTAAACCTTTCgcccataaattaaataaacacccAAAAGAACAACAAAGATAATGGGCGTATGATTTGTGATCGTTGTCAATCTATATCGAGTTTCTTGAAGCTGCCTTGTGTTCCGAACACATGTTCGATGGTGATCTTCTTGCCCGGCCGAGCAGACTCGTCAACTCGTTTCTTGCTTTCTTTTTCGAAAAAGTCCAGGTTTGCCTCGATTCGACTTAACTGCTcttctgaaatattaaaataatactaaacaattctattatttaatatacatattaataaaattgttaaagttGTAGCAATAAAGACTGATTAACTAAGTTAACCTTAAACAGAAGAGTTGTGGAATACAAGTTTCCAGATGCTTCCAGAAACTGAAATAAGTATGTATGTGTCGTCTTAAGGAAAGTATACTGGATCTTAAAGTAAAGTAACAAGAGATAAGTAGGTTTCGTTTTTATCGGTAGAATCAAGTAAAGATACAAActataatatacctaatagaAAGTTTTAAGCAGCAAACAAGTACTTAGCATAAAGTTGACGATGACCTAAGTgctgtaagtaataaaatatcaataatagaCAACTCTTCGTTTCACGGTCACTTGGTGAGTATAAAGACTGTGAGACTCCTTCTCAGTTCCATTGACGTGGAATCGGTAAATAGCAGTGCTTTATTCACAATTGAGGAAAATAGTTCATAAAAACTCTATCATATCAATATGTGATTTGAGTGTAAGATGTATTCTAGTTAGTTTATTTCTCGTAAtccgaaaatatttattattcttattcgAATTAGGTATGACATATGAAATGTTACATTCTGTAAATACCTTTAAGCGCGTTTCTACTCTTAAATTCACCCCCGTCCTCTTTGGGAAGAGAGTGAGCATGAACAAAAGGGTCTAGCGTGTCCGAATCTCGCTTGTGGATGCGAAGGATGTCAAGCAGCTCCTTCTTCATGAAGGGCTTGATAAGCATCATCAGTTTGTCGATCAAAGGTGTTGCGTTCAAGAAGTGAACTTCCTTTAGCTTCACAAGCATACTTTCCTGCAAggattatatactattttattaaaacaatgtctTCGGTTCACAAAAATACAGCTATAATCTCTTGGTCCATACGGCCAAGTATGTTTAAAAAGACTTACTCAATAAAAGGACCAATGGCCAATTATGAAATCTAACCTGCAAGAAGTAAAGCACCTGCTTTACGCTCATGATGTCCAGTTGGGCGATGTGGGCCAACGTTGCCTGGTCCATATCGATCAATATTAcgaaactgaaatttaatttcaatctaatacttataacaaatatttagtgATTATTCGgttaattttgtttcaagAAACTTTCCTTTACCATCTGTTACCATGCattgtgtgtattttattCGCGGTCTTTGAGACAGTACTAACCCTGGCCAGGTTCCTTCTTCGTACTGCCACAGCTCGAATACCATTAAGAAGAGCTTGACGATGTCACAAAAGATGAAGTTTTTAGAGTCAGTGTCGAGCAGACGGCAGTATATGACTCTGTAGCCGTTTACTGAAGGTGTGGGCAGCGGCTGGATCAGACTGTAACCGTGACCAAACATTGAAGAGACTCCCCTTTGATTAACACAGCCGAGCCGGTCTGATAGGTACATACGCAGTTGTCAGTGCAGTGCGCAGGCGTTGATCGAGGACGCGTCGGCTGAAGAAAGCAGTGAAAAGGGTCTTTAGCGTGAAATGCAAGTCCAACACCTGCTTGCTCACCTCGGCACTGTTCTCGCAGCAGTGGTACGTTAGGATTAGATCCAAGTCTGTCGAATCACACAATTatataaacctaacctaaataaatacctgTTAAGATTGCTGAAAGTGTATGAACAGTATTT
Proteins encoded:
- the LOC110998432 gene encoding clavesin-1 — translated: MYRVKVIEVAQEYQKNSGLSPDDIGKLREWLMTQPHLPSKYITDLDLILTYHCCENSAEVSKQVLDLHFTLKTLFTAFFSRRVLDQRLRTALTTALIQPLPTPSVNGYRVIYCRLLDTDSKNFIFCDIVKLFLMVFELWQYEEGTWPGFVILIDMDQATLAHIAQLDIMSVKQVLYFLQESMLVKLKEVHFLNATPLIDKLMMLIKPFMKKELLDILRIHKRDSDTLDPFVHAHSLPKEDGGEFKSRNALKEEQLSRIEANLDFFEKESKKRVDESARPGKKITIEHVFGTQGSFKKLDID